One region of Triticum aestivum cultivar Chinese Spring chromosome 6B, IWGSC CS RefSeq v2.1, whole genome shotgun sequence genomic DNA includes:
- the LOC123135932 gene encoding uncharacterized protein has product MRGEEPPPNPTHPTKEPVPSHSPRRLPSHLSRTHLAAGHGRPHPLHPSPVIRREDKTRWREIHRDSAGQAARPDPALLWPSPMSCAQFSHGATEQARRETRLPPLSLSLSLSLSGGAALHLLPRWRRIHIHSHGPGTHGVTVCFFSMDMELPQHTMEGLELLLTAGAPRIGGKTNAPPGLLLPGSPLLHGREERRGHVCSYLIRICKLL; this is encoded by the exons ATGAGAGGAGAGGAGCCTCCACCCAACCCAACCCATCCAACCAAGGAGCCCGTCCCATCCCACTCCCCACGACGTCTCCCCTCCCATCTCTCTCGCacccacctcgccgccggccatggccgcCCCCATCCTCTCCACCCCTCCCCCGTCATCAGAAGAGAAGACAAGACGAGATGGAGGGAGATCCACCGCGACTCAGCTGGTCAGGCGGCGCGCCCAGATCCGGCCTTGCTCTGGCCGTCGCCGATGAGCTGCGCCCAGTTTAGCCATGGCGCGACCGAGCAGGCGAGGAGGGAGACTAgactcccccccctctctctctctctctctctctctctctcgggggGCGCCGCCCTTCATCTGCTCCCGCGATGGCGCCGGATCCACATCCACAGCCACGGCCCCGGCACCCATGGAGTGACCGTGTGCTTCTTCTCCATGGACATGGAGCTCCCACAACACACCATGGAAGGCCTGGAGCTCCTTCTCACGGCAG GTGCACCGCGTATAGGAGGGAAGACCAACGCTCCTCCAGGTCTGCTTCTTCCCGGGTCGCCGTTGCTCCACGGAAG agaggagaggagaggtcaTGTATGTAGCTATCTCATACGCATCTGCAAATTACTCTAG
- the LOC123135933 gene encoding uncharacterized protein isoform X2 produces the protein MTIGAQPAQNQERHNPCHTEEKDDGFHEEIRQSDSNDPQDSSSNDIIKGSRSSNLICIRDNEEAYCIYTVFSTARNRCWRPRRFHTTPRRSTTGRDIARQILFYCPRFPVSTSRRLDPLLSGTALLNESDLSRDKTGKRSSVSIFDRGRALVATTS, from the exons ATGACTATTGGTGCTCAGCCTGCGCAGAAT CAGGAGAGGCACAACCCCTGCCACACCGAAGAGAAAGACGATGGCTTCCATGAAGAAATTCGTCAAAGTGACTCCAATGACCCACAG GACTCCAGCAGCAACGACATTATCAAAGGGTCAAGGAGCAGCAATTTGATATGCATCCGTGACAATGAAG AGGCTTATTGTATTTATACAGTTTTCTCCACGGCGCGGAATCGATGCTGGCGACCCCGCCGTTTCCACACCACCCCGAG GAGAAGCACAACAGGAAGGGATATAGCGCGACAAATCCTATTTTACTGTCCCCGTTTCCCGGTTTCCACATCGCGGCGACTCGATCCGCTGCTCTCGGGCACGGCGCTCTTGAATGAGTCAGATTTATCGAGGGACAAGACTGGCAAGCGCTCCTCCGTGTCGATCTTCGACCGAGGTAG AGCGCTGGTAGCAACCACATCATGA
- the LOC123135933 gene encoding uncharacterized protein isoform X1, giving the protein MCLFVRLDSLLPRFTSRLISSGYILAICWEVQERHNPCHTEEKDDGFHEEIRQSDSNDPQDSSSNDIIKGSRSSNLICIRDNEEAYCIYTVFSTARNRCWRPRRFHTTPRRSTTGRDIARQILFYCPRFPVSTSRRLDPLLSGTALLNESDLSRDKTGKRSSVSIFDRGRALVATTS; this is encoded by the exons ATGTGCCTTTTTGTTCGGTTGGACAGCCTGCTCCCAAGGTTTACGAGCCGACTAATTTCATCCGGATATATACTAGCTATTTGCTGGGAGGTG CAGGAGAGGCACAACCCCTGCCACACCGAAGAGAAAGACGATGGCTTCCATGAAGAAATTCGTCAAAGTGACTCCAATGACCCACAG GACTCCAGCAGCAACGACATTATCAAAGGGTCAAGGAGCAGCAATTTGATATGCATCCGTGACAATGAAG AGGCTTATTGTATTTATACAGTTTTCTCCACGGCGCGGAATCGATGCTGGCGACCCCGCCGTTTCCACACCACCCCGAG GAGAAGCACAACAGGAAGGGATATAGCGCGACAAATCCTATTTTACTGTCCCCGTTTCCCGGTTTCCACATCGCGGCGACTCGATCCGCTGCTCTCGGGCACGGCGCTCTTGAATGAGTCAGATTTATCGAGGGACAAGACTGGCAAGCGCTCCTCCGTGTCGATCTTCGACCGAGGTAG AGCGCTGGTAGCAACCACATCATGA